The genomic segment TATGATCTATTACTCCCGTATCAACCTCAAAGCAACACTCGCGGCTGCGCCGGACCCTCCGGACCGACTCACAAAGTCAGGAGGATCCGAGACCCCGCTGAGGTCCGGCATATCAGGGGGCACTTCACCCGGGCAGAACGAACGGGTGGTGTGATGGGCTTGAGCGGGAACTTGCAATCGATCGCTGGAGTCCTGACGCCGGTCCGAGTACGCTCAATTTGTTGCACCCGGACGGATGAACCAGCCGATCCGCTCGAATCGAACTGCGGGGATAGGTTCCGCCATGCTCGATCCACTAGCAGAGCCCGATTCGGACCTTCTGGCCCTCAATTCGATCGGCTCGGAGCTCTCCGATTCCCGGGCCGACACGCGCCCCGACCCGGGGCCGGCTGAGGATTCCCCGCAGCCGACCCCGGGACCGCACGCCCCGGAGTGGGGAACGCACCCGGACCCGGCCGAGCGGCGACGCGCCACGGGAACAGGGGCGTACCCACCGATCCCCGGCTACGACGTGCAGCAGCTCGTCGGCCACGGCGGCATGGGCGTGGTGTACCGGGCCGTTCACCGCGCCACCGGGCGGACCGTCGCGCTGAAGCTCGTCAACCCCAGCGGCGTCCACGACCCGCAGACCCGCAGCCGGTTCGACCGCGAGGTCCGCACGCTCGCCGCGCTCAAGCACCCCAACATCGTTCCGGTGTACGACGCCGGCGACTGGCACGGGTTCCCGTACTGCGCGATGGAGTTCGTTCCCGGCGGCACCCTCAGCGAGCACCTCGATCGGGTGCGCGCCGATGTGCGCGGGGCCGTCCGGCTCATGGTCAAGGTCGCCCGTGCGGTTGCGGCCATGCACGCCGCCGGCGTCCTCCACCGCGACCTCAAGCCGCTGAACATCCTTCTCGGTCCGAACGACGAACCGATGGTCGCCGACTTCGGCCTGGTGCGGTGGTCGGGCGACGAATCCGTTTTGACGATCACGGAGCAGCTCATTGGTACGCGGGTGTACATGGCCCCGGAACAGACCCTCGGGCACCGCGCCGACCACACGCCCGCGTGCGACATCTGGGCGCTCGGCGTGACGCTGTACGAAGTTCTCACGAGCAGCCGGCCGTTCGCCGACGACGACTCGTCCAACTTGTACGCCCGCATCCGCACCGAAGAGGCCCCACGTATCGACACCCGGTTCCCGGCCGTCCCGGCCGAACTCGCGGCCGTCGTGCAGAAGTGCTTGCAAAAGCGGCCCGAGGACCGGTACGTGACGGCCGCTGCCGTGGCCGACGATCTGGACCGCTGGCTGCGGGGCGAGCCCTCCCCGACCGCGCCGGTTCCCGCGGCCGTAATCACGC from the Frigoriglobus tundricola genome contains:
- a CDS encoding serine/threonine-protein kinase; the protein is MLDPLAEPDSDLLALNSIGSELSDSRADTRPDPGPAEDSPQPTPGPHAPEWGTHPDPAERRRATGTGAYPPIPGYDVQQLVGHGGMGVVYRAVHRATGRTVALKLVNPSGVHDPQTRSRFDREVRTLAALKHPNIVPVYDAGDWHGFPYCAMEFVPGGTLSEHLDRVRADVRGAVRLMVKVARAVAAMHAAGVLHRDLKPLNILLGPNDEPMVADFGLVRWSGDESVLTITEQLIGTRVYMAPEQTLGHRADHTPACDIWALGVTLYEVLTSSRPFADDDSSNLYARIRTEEAPRIDTRFPAVPAELAAVVQKCLQKRPEDRYVTAAAVADDLDRWLRGEPSPTAPVPAAVITPQPARRSRRVRTLLVVTVTALLATGVGAAVVRRETPHTEPDKKTLAERVAAGEKVKLTDEKGLPLFPPVPVPGHEWGEKTLDGYHAYFSRFVGLVSLADEPWGQPIRVEADVGIPYSADGRSKGGIYVGRRAHTVPNLVCESLVDCCLTPRFEAGTKKPRLSYSNGLYWWTGDHYGTRTAHHEQSVPWSADGNTDGLRFAHLIVEVRGNEVRTTGDGVGLRPVAEQWALLSLNTQASKHPHLRHTFAPPAFGTGIGMFCHNTECVVANVTVSKLDP